From the Diospyros lotus cultivar Yz01 chromosome 13, ASM1463336v1, whole genome shotgun sequence genome, one window contains:
- the LOC127788737 gene encoding uncharacterized protein LOC127788737, with translation MEGLIPMVFKAFKKNRTRSQYKCLSTSNSTPPPQSYDFSHVYPQGYTYHYATPPPHPASGRVNGRHRRTMSSMGDYSTGSSAPEPEEHRLKSRQLLRLGSHGFLSCVK, from the coding sequence ATGGAAGGTCTGATTCCAATGGTTTTCAAGGCCTTCAAGAAGAACAGAACTCGCAGCCAATACAAGTGTCTCTCCACCTCCAACTCTACTCCTCCTCCTCAAAGCTACGACTTCTCACACGTCTATCCTCAAGGTTACACCTACCACTATGCCACGCCGCCGCCCCATCCCGCTAGCGGCAGAGTTAACGGCCGACACCGCCGAACCATGTCCTCCATGGGCGATTACTCCACCGGGTCTTCAGCCCCGGAGCCAGAGGAACACAGGCTCAAGTCCAGGCAGCTTTTGCGCCTTGGCAGCCACGGTTTCTTGTCATGTGTCAAATAG